Within Candidatus Polarisedimenticolaceae bacterium, the genomic segment CTGCTCCTCGCCGGAGCGTCGCAGGGCGCCGACAAGATCGGCCTGCTCAACGTCTCCTACGACCCGACGCGTGAGCTCTACAAGGACGTCAACGCCGCCTTCGCGAAGACGTGGAAGGCGAAGACCGGGCAGGACGTCGAGGTCCAGCAGTCGCACGGCGGCTCCGGCAAGCAGGCGCGTTCGGTGATCGACGGCCTCGAGGCGGACGTGGTGACCCTCGCGCTCGCCTACGACGTCGACGCGATCGCGAACGCCGGCCTCCTGTCGCGCGACTGGCAGAAGCGGCTGCCCCGCAACGCGTCGCCCTACACGTCGACCATCGTCTTCCTCGTCCGCAAGGGGAACCCCAAGGGGATCAAGGACTGGGACGACCTCGCGCGCCCGGGGGTGGCGGTCGTGACGCCCAATCCGAAGACCTCGGGGGGGGCGCGCTGGAACTACCTCGCCGCCTGGGGGTGGGCGCAGCGCAAGTTCGGCGACGAAGCGAAGACCCGCTCCTATCTGAGCGCGCTCTTCAAGAACGTCCCGATCCTCGACACCGGGGCGCGCGGCGCCACGACGACTTTCGTCGAGCGCGGGATCGGCGACGTGTTCCTCTCGTGGGAGAACGAGGCGCTTTTGGTCGTGAACAACCTCCCGGGCGGGAAGGACAGGTTCGAGGTCGTCTACCCGCGGCTGAGCATCCTCGCCGAGCCCCCGGTCGCCGTCGTCGACAAGGTCGTCGCGCGGCGGAAGACCGGCGAGCTGGCGAAGGCCTACCTCGAGTTCCTGTACACGCCGGAGGGTCAGGCGCTGGCCGCGAAGCACTTCTACCGGGCGCACGACCCCGCGGCGGCCGCGTCGTTTCCGAAACTGGAGCTGCTCACGATCGATCGCGATTTCGGGGGCTGGGCGAAGGCGCAGCAGACCCACTTCGCGAACGGGGGCACCTTCGATCAGGTTTTCCAGGCGGGACGCTGACCCATGGCGAGGCGGCGGCTTCCCGGGTTCGGGCTGTCGATGGGGTTCACGCTGACCTACCTGTGTCTGGTGATCCTGATCCCGCTGTCGATGATCGTGCTGAAGACGTTCTCGATGACCTGGGAACAGTTCGTCGCCATCATCACCTCCCCCCGGACGCTCGCCGCCTACCGCCTCAGCTTCGGGGCCGCGCTCGCCGCGGCCCTCGTCAACCTCGTCTTCGGGGTCCTGCTCGCCTGGGTCCTCGAGCGCTACACCTTCCCGCTGAAGCGCCTCGTGGACGGGATCGTCGACCTGCCCTTCGCGCTGCCGACGGCCGTCGCGGGGATCGCGCTCGCCGCGGTGTACGCGAAGGACGGCTGGATCGGCCGCTGGCTCGTGCCGTTCGGGATCGAGGTCGCCTACACCCCGCTCGGCGTCGTCGCCGCCCTCGTGTTCGTGGGACTCCCCTTCGTCGTCCGCACCGTGCAGCCGGTGCTGCGGGATCTGGACCCGGCGATCGAGGAGGCGGCGGCGAGCCTGGGGGCCGGTCGCGCGGTGACCTTCGTGCGCGTGGTGCTGCCGGCTCTGATGCCCGCGGCGCTGACGGGATTCGTGATCGCCTTCGCGCGCGGCCTCGGCGAATACGGCTCGGTGATCTTCATCGCCGGAAACATGCCGATGAAGTCCGAGATCACGCCGCTTCTGATCATGATCCAGCTCGAGCAATACGATTACGCGGGGGCGGCGGCGATCGCGTTCGTTTTCCTCCTCGCCTCCTTCTCGCTCCTGCTCGCGGCGAACCGCCTGACGCTGCGGCAGGAGAAGCTCGAAGGCTAGGGCGATGCAGGAATCGCGGCTGTTCCGCTGGGCGCTGACGGCGATCGCGATCGCCTTCCTCGCCGCGTTCCTGCTCGTGCCGCTCGCGGCGGTCTTCTTCAACGGCCTGCGGGAGGGGTTGCGGGTCTACGCCGCGGCGGTGACCGAGCCCGACGCCCTCGCCGCCATCCGGCTCACGCTCACCGTCGCGGCGATCGCCGTCCCGCTCAACGTGCTCTACGGTCTCGCCGCCGCCTGGGCGATCGCCAAGTTCCGATTCCCCGGACGGAATCTCCTGGTGACGCTCATCGACCTGCCCTTCAGCGTGTCGCCCGTCATCTCCGGCATGGTCTTCGTCCTGCTCTTCGGCGCCCAGGGGCTGTTCGGATCGTTCCTCATCGACCGCGGCTGGAAGATCGTCTTCGCCCTCCCGGGGATCGTGATCGCCACGATGTTCGTCACCGCGCCGATCGTCGCGCGGGAGCTGATTCCGCTCATGGAGTCGCAGGGGAGCGAGGAGGAGTACGCCGCGCTCACCCTGGGGGCGAGCGGCTGGAAGACGTTCGTCCTCGTCAGCCTCCCGAAGATCCGCTGGGGGCTGATGTACGGGACGATCCTGTGCACCGCACGGGCCATGGGGGAGTTCGGCGCGGTGTCGGTCGTGTCGGGCCACATCCGCGGCCGGACGAACACCCTTCCCCTCCACGTCGAGATCCTCTACAACGAATACCAGTTCACGGCGGCGTTCGCGGCCGCGTCGCTCCTGACGCTCCTGGCGCTGGCCACGCTCGGGGTCCAGTCCTGGCTCGCGTGGCGCGGCGAGCGGCGCCCGCGGGTGAAGTGAGGTCCGCTTGCGCGCACCGCGATTGAGTCTCCTGCTGATCCTCCTGAGCACCGCGCTCCTGGTGCTCGCGATCGGCGCGGTGTCGTGGTCGGCGTCGCGCGTCCTCGGGAGGATCGCGGAGGAGCAGGCGCTCTCCTCGGCCCGCGTCGGCGCCGCGGACGCCGTGAACGCCCTCCAACGCGAGCAGGACACCCTGGCGACCGACGCCGAGCTCCTCGCGGAGCGCCCGACGCTGAGGGCCCTGGCGGCGAGCCGCGACCGCGCCTCGCTCGAGCGCGTCCTCGACACCTTCCGGCGGACCTCGCACCTCGACCTGTGCGCCGTGATCGTGGACGGCGCGATCGTCGGGGCGGCCGGCGGGGCGGTCCCCGACGAGCTCCTGGCGCTCGCCCACCGCCGCGTCCGCGTCTCCCTGACGCTCGACGACGCGAAGCGATCCGCCCGGATCACCTCGTTCGCCGAGGTCTCCGGCCATCCGGGGGCGGCGGTCCTCGTCTCGGACACGATCACCCCGACGAACGACGCCTCCGTCCGGCTCTGGAGCCGCGATGCGATCGAGCGCCAGGGGTTCGGCCCCCGCTCCCCCCTCCGCGAGGCCGCGCTGCAGGCCGGCGAATCGACCAGCCGCAAGCTCCGCGAGGAGCGCGCGCTGGTCGCCGTCGTTCCCGTCCGCAGCGCCGGCGCGATCGTGGGCATCGCGGAGGCGGAGGTCCCCCTCGATCGCGCGATCGCCGAGCGCAAGCGCTGGGTCCGCGACGTGCGCCGCATCGCGCTCGGGGTTCTCGCGCTCACCGTCGCCGGGAGTTTCCTTCTGGGCCGCTACCTCGCCGGTCCGATCGAGGAGATGACGAAAGCCGCGCAGCGCATCGGCCTGGGCGACCTCGAGACCCCGGTTCCGTCCGTGGCCGGCGGCGAGCTGGGCTCGCTCGCGCGCGCCCTGGACGAGATGCGCCTGCGCCTGCTGGAGCAGAGCCGCCAGCTCGGCCGGCGTCGCGCGGAGAGCGACGCGGTCCTCTCGGGAATCGTCGACGGCGTCTTCGCGGTGGACGGCGAGCGTCGCATCCGCCTGCTGAACCCGCGCGCCGCGAAGCTCCTGGGGATCACGCCGGACGAGGCGCTCGGCCGATTCTGCGGCGACGTGCTCCGGCCGATGGGCCCCGACGGCGTCCGGCCCTGCGAGGAGCATTGCCCGATCCTGGAGGCGCGCGCCGGAGGGCGCGCCCGCGCGGTCGAGTACCTCGAGCCCCGCGAGGGGACCAAGCTCACGATCGTGGTGACGAGCGCCCCGCCGGTGGAAGGGAGCCAGATCCAGCTGGTCCGCGAGGAGATGGAGGTCGAGACGACACGGCGCCTGCGCGACACGGTGGTCGCGAACATCTCGCACGAGTTCCGGACCCCGCTCGCGGCCCAGCTCGCGTCGATCGAGTTGCTGCGCGACCGGATCGGCGACCTCCCGCTCGACGAGGCGCGCAAGCTCGTGCTCTCGATGGAGCGCGGCGCGCTGCGCCTCACGCGCCTCATCGACAACCTGCTCGAGAGCGTGCGCCTGGACTCCGGGGAGCGCGGGATCCGGAAGGCCGAGGTCGACCTGGACGCCGTCGTCGAGGAGGCGGTCGAGTCGATGCGCCCGCTGCTCGACCAGCGCCGCCAACAGGTGCTCGTCGAGCTCCCCCATCCCCTCCCCACGGTCGTCGGGGACGCCCCGCGCCTCGTCCAGGTCGTCGTGAACCTGCTCGCCAACGCGAACAAGTTCGCCCTGGAGGGAACGACGATCCGGATCGGGGGCGCCGTCGAGCCCTCCGGCGTCACCCTCTGGGTGGAGGACGAGGGGCCGGGCCTTCCCGAGGGGGACGACGACACCGTCTTCGAGCGATTCGTCCGCCGCGCCGGCGAGGAGCCGGAGCAGAGCGGGATGGGCCTCGGCCTCTGGATCGCGCGCTCGATCGTCGAGCGGCACGGGGGGCGGATCTACGCCGCGACGGTGGAACGCGGCGCGAAGATGTGTATCGTCCTGCCGACATGAAGATCCTCGTCGCCGACGACGACCTCGACCTCGCCGAGCTCGTGGCCTACGCCCTGCGGGGAGCGGGGTACTCCGTGGTCACCGCTCACGACGGCAAAGCCGCGATCGACACCTTCCGCAACGAGAGCCCCGACCTCGTCGTCCTCGACGTGAACATGCCGCACTTCTCCGGCTTCGAGGTTCTCGAGAAGCTGCGCGAGACGACGTCGGTCCCCGTGATGATGCTCACCGTCCGCTCGAGCGAGGAGGACCAGGTCCGCGGCCTCGATCTCGGCGCCGACGACTACCTCACGAAGCCGTTCAGCCCCAGGACGCTGCTGGCCCGTGTGCGCGCGTTGTTGAGGCGGGGCGGCGCCGAGCGGCCGGGGAACCTCGAGGCTGGGGATCTCGTGCTCGACTTGTCCACGCACGAGGTGCGGGTGGCGGGGGCCGAGGCCGTGAGACTGACCTCCCTCGAGTCGCGCCTGCTGCAGCTGCTGCTCGCCAGCTCCGACAAGCCGTTGCACGCCGACGCGCTCAGCCGCCAGATCTGGGGGGCGCGCGGGGTCGGCGACAAGCAGCTGCTCAAGCAGCTCGTCCATCGCCTGCGGAGGAAGATCGAGAAGGACGCCGCGGATCCCCGGCGGCTCGTGACGGTGCCGGGGGTGGGGTATCAGCTGAAATCGACCTGAGCCGAGTTCAGGCCGGCTTGCGCGTGCTCCGAACACGACGACGCACCGGTCCCGCGGCGAGGATCAGCGCCCGAAGGGCCTCGTTCACCGATGCAGAATCCGGAAAGACCTTTGCGACGTCGGCTTCCAGCACGACGATGTTGGAGCCTTCCTTCAGCATGCGGCGGAAGTACTTCCCGCGCTCGGCCTTGGAGAAGTCGAAGTCGTACTCCGCGCGCATGTCATCTTCCAGAGACGCAGCCTTGCTCTTCATACCGCCTCCTCTCGTGGCGCGTGGCGAGGCGGGCACTGATGATCCTCTCCGTGTCATGCCGGAGAGTATGGCACACCACGAGGAGTCGGCCCGTCGCCGCGAAGCCGACCGTCAGATAGCGGATTTCCCCTTCCGAGTGGTCGGGATCCCCGACGGTCCCAGCCAGCGGATCGAGGAAGACGGTGAGCGCCTCCTCGAACGTCACCCCGTGCCTCACGGCGTTCCGCATGGCCTTCCTTCCGTCCCATTCGAATCGCACGCCCGCGCAGACGAGCAAGATCCGTGTCCGATCTCGCGGAGCGCGCAAGTCGCACGCCGAGTGCGGATTGGCCCAGTTCCCTTGAGCACCGTGTCCGCGGGCGGACGTTCGGGGGCGGCACGTTAGGCCCCGAAGTCGGAAAACCACCAGGATCGAGAAGACCAGACGTTCCAAACCAGATGCAGCACGACACAGGGCCAGAGTGTCTTCGTTCGCAGCCGAAGGGCGCCGAGAAGCAGGCCGAACGCAAACGCGACGAGCGCCGCACCGGTTGGCCCGTGGATGAGGCCGAACGCCGCACTCGAAACGGCTACGACGCGCCAGCCGCTCCACGAGGGCGGCAGAAGCTCGAAGAGCGCGCCGCGGAACAACGCTTCCTCCGCGACAACCGCCAGCGCCGCGAGCCCGCCCCACACCACCCCTTCGAAGGGCAGCCCAGCGGCGAGTGTCAATCCCATCGCCCTGAAGGGGTCGATCGCCAAGGTAATGAGATTGCCCTGCCATGCAGACACGGCGATAAGCGCGCACCACGGGCCCGCGACGAGCCACGGCAGGTGCGGGATCCTCCCGAGCCCGAACCAGCGCTCGATCGCCTCCGCGCCGCCGGAGCGGGCGGCGATCACGAACAACGCGAGCGAGGAGAGCTTGAGGAGAACGTGGGTGACCGCCGCCGCCCCTAGCGGAGGAAGCAACGCGAACGCGGCAAACTGAAGGAGATAGGACGACAGGCTCGTGGCCAGCGCTATCGACCAGAGGCCGGCCGCCGGCCCGAGCCCCGCGCCCGTCATGTCGCGTCGCCGGATCCACCAGCCAACGACGAGGAGCGCGGCGAAGTAGATCGTGAGTCGGAGCGTTTCTGCGCCAACCGCCTCGACCGACGCGTCATTCACCTCCCCAATTCCCCCCACCCCTCGAAGACCTCGTTCAAGGCGACCTCGATCTCCTTCACGACCGCCCCCTCGAACTTCCTCGCCTTCTTCGGATCGGGATCCGGCGCCCCGTCCCCGTTCTGCTCCGGCTTGTCGAGGATGATCGTCGCGGGGAAGGGGCGCGTGCGCACGCCGAAGCGCCGCGGCACGCGTCGCGCCTTCACCAGCGCCTTCGCATCCACGAGCGTCGGATCGATCGCGATCACCATCGCGCTCTCCTCGACCCCCGCGTGCCCGGACGTCCGCTCGCCGTAGACCGCCTTCGAGGCGTCGGCGGCCATCCCCCACCACTCGATGGCGGCGGCGAACGCCTTCTTCTCGTTCCACAGGCGCGCGACGACGTCGGCGACCTCGCTCGACTGGCCGCCGTGGCCGTTGAGGATCACCACGCGCCGGAATCCGGCGTCCACGAGCCCCGCGCACGCCTCGAGCAGGTACGCGCGGAAGGTCGCCGATGAAACCGTCGTCGAGCCGGGGTACGGAAGCAGCGAGTTGGTCACGCCGTAGGGGATCGACGGCGCGATCAACGCGTCAAACTTCGGAGCGAGGATCTCCGCCAGGTTCTCCGGGATCAGCGTGTCCGTCCCCAGGGGGAGCGCTCCATGCGCCTCCACCGTCCCCACCGGGACCATCACCAGGTCCGTCTGTTTCGGGACCCTCTCCCGGAACTGGATCCACGACAGGTGATTCAGGTGGTGGCGGCTCACGGCGGGTCCTCCTTCGGGCGACGACGACGACGACCGCGCCGAGCGCGATCGAAAGGTACGCGACGACGTCGCCGATCCGGTCGTAGACGGTCGGGTCTCCGGCCAGCGGCAGGTCGAGGACGCGCAGGTCCTCCTCGAACAGCGGGGTCTCCTCGAGGAACCGCCCGTGCGGATCCACGAACCCCGAGATCCCCGTGTTCGCCGCGCGGACGAACGACGAGCGGTTCTCGATCGCGCGCATCCGGACCGTGTTCGCCGCGTAACGCTGGAACAACGTGCGGCGGAACCACGCATGGTTGGTCGCGATCACCTGGAGGCGTGCGCCGGCGTTGCGCAGCTCGCGGTTGAGGTCGAAATACAACTCCTCGAAGCAGACGGTCGCGCCGATCTTCGTTCCGGCGGCGGGGAGGACGACCCCGCGCGGACCCGGCGTGAATCCGCCGGCGATCCAGCGCAACGCCCCCTTCTTCCCTTCGAGGATGGGGCCGAGGATCGGGCGGAACGGGACCCCCTCCACGAACGGCACGAGATAGACCTTCGCGGTCCATGCCGGGTCGAGCGTGCCGTCGGGGTGCACCACCATGACGGCGTTCCAGACCTTGTAGTCGCGCTCGGTCTCGAAGCGGACGTATTCGACGCCGACGAGGATCGTCGCGCCGAACTCCCGCGCGAGCCGCTGCACCTCGGGCATCGCGTACGTCTGCGGGCGCGTCGGGTCGTGGTAGACGGCGAGCGGGCGCGCCGTCTCGGGCCAGACGATCAGGTCGGGAACCGACGTACCCGCCCTGCGCGTCAGCCGGTCGAGGATCCGCCCCTGCGCCTCGTCCGTTCCGGAGTCCATCTTCGTGGCGAGCGGGATGTTCGGTTGTACGAACGCGACGCGCAGCGTTTCCCCCGAGCCGAAGGTGCGGTTCCACGCCCACGCGTCGTAGCCGAGAACCGCGATCCACATCGCGGCGAGGACGAGCCACGCCCCGCGCCGCCGCGTGCGCCACGCTTCGTAGATCAGCGCGTTGGTGACCAGGACGAACAGCCCCGCGCCGTAGGGCCCGGTGAGGTCGACGAACTGCACGAGGAACGGCGCTCCCGCGAGGGTGTGGCCGAGCTGTTGCGCGGTCATCCGGAGGTCGCCCTGCGCCTGGACCCACTCGACGGGGAGCCAGAAGGCGGGGAGGAGCAACGCGAAGCTCCACCCCGTCGCGCGGCGCGCCCAGGCCAGCGCCATGACGACGCAGGTCGTCGCGGTGCCGAAGATCGCCGCCAGGCCGAACCAGGCGCCGAGGCCGAACGACGAGATCCAGAGCATCGAGACCATCCAGTGAAGGATGAGCACGTTGACGGTCAGCCCGAAGACCGCTCCCCCCCGGCGCCAGCGCTTCCAGTCGCCCTCGAGGTTCGCGTCGATCCAGGCGAGCAGGGGCACGAGGGCGACGAAGTTCAGGATCGGGAGGGAATAGGAGAAATAGGAGACCGCGAGCGCGACGCCCGAGACCGCCGGGAGTTTCCACGGGTGGGAGCCGAAGCGCGGGAGCGTCATCGGCGTCAGACGGGCTCGACGACGAGGCAGGCGTTGTGCCCGCCGAAGCCGTACGACATCTTGAGGGCGAGGCGCGGCCGCAGCTCGCGCGGCCCGCCGGCCACCACGTCCACCGGGCAGTCGGGATCGGGGTTCTCGTAGTTGATCGTCGGCGCGACGCGCCCCTCGCGAAGCGCCAGGGCGAGCGCCGCGATCTCCATCGCCCCCGAGGCGGCGATGGCGTGCCCCGTCATCGACTTCAACGCCGTGACCGGCACGCGGTCGGTGCGCTCCCCGAACAGGCGCCGGAGCGCCCGCGCCTCGGTCCGGTCGTTGGGGATCGTCGAGGTGCCGTGCGCGCTGACGTGTTCGACTTCGTCGACCGCACGATCCGCCGAGCGCAGGGCGCGGCGCGCGAGGTCCGCGATCGTCGCGCCGGTCTCGTCGAGCTGGACCATCGAGACGGCGTCGCAGTTCGCGGCGTACCCGACGATCGACGCGTACGGGCGCGCGCCGCGGGCGCGGGCGTGGGCCTCGCGCTCGAGGACCAGCACCGCCGCCCCCTCGCCGAGCACGAACCCGTCGCGTTCCCGGTCGAAGGGACGGCTCGCCCGCCCCGGCTCGTCGTTGCGGGTGGACATCGCGCGCAGCCGGTCGAACCCGAGCATCGCGAAGGCGTCCTCGTCGTCGACGAGCGCTTCCGCACCGCCCGCGAAGGCGACGTCGGCCTCGCCGTCGCGCAGCAATCTCCAGGCGTCGCCGGCGGCCATCGTGCCCGCGGCGCAGGCGGTCGCGATCGACTTGCACTCCCCGCGGGCCCCGAGCCGGATCGCCACCTCGGCGGCGGGGGCGTTGGGGATCACCATCGGGAGGCCCAGGCGACGCGCGCCGACGCGGGTGCGGGTCCGGCGCCAGGTCGCGTGGCTGTTCTCGAGGGTCGTCAGCCCGCCGATCCCGGAGCTGAGGACGACGCACGCCCGCGAGGGATCGACTTCACGAAGCCTCGGCCGGTCCCCTCCGTCGAGTCCGAGCCCGGCGTCCTCGACGGCCTCGAGCGCGGCGGCCATCGCGAACCAGCTGACGCGATCGAGCAGGGCCGCCTGTCGGCGAGGCAGGCCGAGGGTCGCCGGATCGAATCCGCGCACCGGCGCCGCGATCTTCGTCGCGATGTCGGTCTCCTCGAGCCAGGGGTGGCCGGGTCGGATCACCCCCGATCGCCCGGCGAGCGCGCCCTCCCAGAAGGCGCGGCGGCCGATGCCGATCGGGCTGACGATGCCGATTCCGGTGAGGACGACGCGCTCGTTCAAGGAGAGGGAACCTCGCGCCGGAGGAAAAACCGCAGGAAAGACGCCGGATGCTAACATCCGCGCATGTCCGCGTCACGCGAGACCGAAGTGAAGCTGCCCTTCGAGTCCACCCGCGCGGCGCGGGAGGCGCTGAGCCGCGCCGGGGCCCGCCTCGAGGTGGCGCGCTCGTTCGAGGACAACCGGATCTACGACCGCGGGGATGGTTCCCTGGAGCGGGACGGGCTCGTCTTGCGACTGCGCGTGGACGACGGCGGCGGGCGGATCACCTTCAAGGGGCCGGTCGAGGGGGAGCGCCGCCACAAGGCGCGCGTCGAACACGAGACCGTCGTCGGGGATCCCGACGCGGCGCACCGGCTGCTCGAAGGCCTCGGTTACCGCGTCGCGTGGCGTTACCAGAAGTACCGCACCACCTACCGGCTCCACGACGTCGAGGCGATGCTCGACGAAACGCCGATCGGCTGCTGGGTCGAGCTCGAAGGCGAGCCCGACGCGATCGATCGCGCGGCGGCCCGGCTCGGCATTCCCCCCGATCGCTACGTGACCGACACCTACCGCGATCTCGCGGTGCGTCATGCGCGCGAGCGCGGGATCGCCCTCGCCGACCTCGTCTTCGAGAGCGCGGCGCCGTGAGGGCGATGGTGCTCGCCGCCGGCCTCGGCGAGCGGATGCTCCCGTTGACGCGCACGGTGCCGAAACCGGCGATCCCGGTTCTCGGTCGGCCGCTCCTGGCGCAGGTGATCTCGAGGCTCGCCGCCGCCGGGGTGCGTTCCCTGGCGATCAACCTGCACCACCTCCCCGACCGGGTCCGGGAGGTCGCCGAAGCCGCGGTCCCGGCCGGGTTCGAGGAGCTCGCCTTTTTCGAGGAACGCGGGACGATCCTCGGCACCGGGGGGGGCCTCAAGAACGCCGAACGGACGCTGCGGGGTCACGGCACGATCCTCGTTCGGAACAGCGATTTCCTCAGCGACATCCCCATCGACCGGGCCCTCGAGGCGCATCGCCGGTCGGGGCTTCCCGCGACCCTGGTGCTCGTCCCCGAGCGGCCTGGGTATACCCCCCTCGACGTCGATGCGTCCGGGCGCGTCAGCTCGATCGGAGGGGAGCCGCCGGCGCCCGCCGGGTCGAGCCGCTTCCGGGGGACGTTCACCGGCCTCCACTTCATCGAGGAAGAGATCCTCGACCGGCTTCCTTCCGGTCGGCCGAGCGACATCGTCCGGGAGGTGTACCGGCCGCTGGTGGCGGAAGGGCGGCTGGGGGCCTGGATCCACCGCGGGCACTGGCTCGAGTTCGGGACGCCCCGGGAGTACCTCGACGGTTCCCTGCAGCTGCTGGACCTTCCGTTCTCGCAGCTGCGCCGCTTCGCGGAGCCCGATCCGATCCGGGAGTTCCCGAACGCGCGGGTGGCGATGGGCGCCGGTGCGGAGGCGGCCGACCCGGTGGCCAGCCTGAGAGGGCGCGTGGCCCTCGGCTTGGCGGCGCGCGTCGGGTCGGGGACCCGGATCGTCGATTCCGTCGTCCTTCCGGAGGCCTGGATCGGCCCGGAGGCGCGCTTGGAGCGGGTCGTCGTCGGTCCCGGAGCCGAGATTCCCGCGGGATTCTCGATCCAGGACGCTCTCCTCTGCGCCGACCCGGGGGACGGATCCGCCGTCCCCCCCGGCGTGGAGAGGGTCTCGGGACTCCTCGTACGGAGGTTCGCGTGAGCGGGATGCGTCCGGAGCTCGTCGCCTGGCTCGAGGACGCCTACCCCCGCCTCCGCTGGCGGGGCCTCGCCGGGGACGCCTCCACCCGGAAGTTCTGGAGGATCCTCTTCCCCGAGCAGGCGACGCGGATCGTGATGGACTATGGCGCCCCCTTCGCCGGGGAGACCGACGACGTGCGACTGTCGCGGGTGTTCCACGAGGCGGGGCTGCGGATCGCGTCGATCGAACACGTCGCTCCCGACCCCGGCTGCCTCGTCCTCGAGGACCTGGGGGACCGGACCTTCGAGATCGCCCTGACCGGCGCCTCCAGCTCCCAGGTCGAGGACCTCTACCGGCGCGCCGTCGACTTCGCCGTCGCCATTGCGGAACGGGGGACGCGGGCGTTGCGACGCTCGGAACGGGCGGCCGGCCCCGCCCTCGACTCCGAGAAGTTCCGATTCGAGATGGACTTCTTCGTCGAGCACTACGTTCGCGGGTTCCGCGGCGCCGAGTCGATCGACGAGGCCCTCGTCGAGTCGCTGCGTCAACTCGCCGACGTCGCGGCGGCCAGCCCGCGGGTTCTCTGTCATCGCGACTACCACGCCCGCAACCTGATGGTCCTCCGGGACGGCGAGCTCGCGATGGTGGATATCCAGGACGCCCGTTGGGGGCCGGACACCTACGACCTGGCCTCCCTGCTTCGGGACGCCTACGTCGACCTCGACGAGGAGTTGGTCGTCGAGTTGTGCGAGCGATACCGAACCGGGCTTCCCGATCCTCCCGAGCCTGGCGCGTTCCGCTCGCGCTTCGGGATCGTCGCCGCGCAGCGGATGATCAAGGCGCTCGGGACCTTCGGCTACCAGGTCCACCGTCTCGGGCGCGACCGCTACCGGGAGGCCATTCCGCGCACCGTCCGCAGGCTCTCCCGGCTTCTGCCGACCTCCTCCGTCCCCGCCACGCTCGTGCACGCCATGGAGAGGGCGCGCCTACTCGAAACGTAGCCCCTCGAAGACCA encodes:
- the lnt gene encoding apolipoprotein N-acyltransferase, translated to MTLPRFGSHPWKLPAVSGVALAVSYFSYSLPILNFVALVPLLAWIDANLEGDWKRWRRGGAVFGLTVNVLILHWMVSMLWISSFGLGAWFGLAAIFGTATTCVVMALAWARRATGWSFALLLPAFWLPVEWVQAQGDLRMTAQQLGHTLAGAPFLVQFVDLTGPYGAGLFVLVTNALIYEAWRTRRRGAWLVLAAMWIAVLGYDAWAWNRTFGSGETLRVAFVQPNIPLATKMDSGTDEAQGRILDRLTRRAGTSVPDLIVWPETARPLAVYHDPTRPQTYAMPEVQRLAREFGATILVGVEYVRFETERDYKVWNAVMVVHPDGTLDPAWTAKVYLVPFVEGVPFRPILGPILEGKKGALRWIAGGFTPGPRGVVLPAAGTKIGATVCFEELYFDLNRELRNAGARLQVIATNHAWFRRTLFQRYAANTVRMRAIENRSSFVRAANTGISGFVDPHGRFLEETPLFEEDLRVLDLPLAGDPTVYDRIGDVVAYLSIALGAVVVVVARRRTRREPPPPESPVVDPVPGEGPETDGPGDGPGGDGGGAWSAPPGDGHADPGEPGGDPRSEV
- a CDS encoding beta-ketoacyl-[acyl-carrier-protein] synthase family protein, whose amino-acid sequence is MNERVVLTGIGIVSPIGIGRRAFWEGALAGRSGVIRPGHPWLEETDIATKIAAPVRGFDPATLGLPRRQAALLDRVSWFAMAAALEAVEDAGLGLDGGDRPRLREVDPSRACVVLSSGIGGLTTLENSHATWRRTRTRVGARRLGLPMVIPNAPAAEVAIRLGARGECKSIATACAAGTMAAGDAWRLLRDGEADVAFAGGAEALVDDEDAFAMLGFDRLRAMSTRNDEPGRASRPFDRERDGFVLGEGAAVLVLEREAHARARGARPYASIVGYAANCDAVSMVQLDETGATIADLARRALRSADRAVDEVEHVSAHGTSTIPNDRTEARALRRLFGERTDRVPVTALKSMTGHAIAASGAMEIAALALALREGRVAPTINYENPDPDCPVDVVAGGPRELRPRLALKMSYGFGGHNACLVVEPV
- a CDS encoding class IV adenylate cyclase encodes the protein MSASRETEVKLPFESTRAAREALSRAGARLEVARSFEDNRIYDRGDGSLERDGLVLRLRVDDGGGRITFKGPVEGERRHKARVEHETVVGDPDAAHRLLEGLGYRVAWRYQKYRTTYRLHDVEAMLDETPIGCWVELEGEPDAIDRAAARLGIPPDRYVTDTYRDLAVRHARERGIALADLVFESAAP
- a CDS encoding sugar phosphate nucleotidyltransferase gives rise to the protein MVLAAGLGERMLPLTRTVPKPAIPVLGRPLLAQVISRLAAAGVRSLAINLHHLPDRVREVAEAAVPAGFEELAFFEERGTILGTGGGLKNAERTLRGHGTILVRNSDFLSDIPIDRALEAHRRSGLPATLVLVPERPGYTPLDVDASGRVSSIGGEPPAPAGSSRFRGTFTGLHFIEEEILDRLPSGRPSDIVREVYRPLVAEGRLGAWIHRGHWLEFGTPREYLDGSLQLLDLPFSQLRRFAEPDPIREFPNARVAMGAGAEAADPVASLRGRVALGLAARVGSGTRIVDSVVLPEAWIGPEARLERVVVGPGAEIPAGFSIQDALLCADPGDGSAVPPGVERVSGLLVRRFA
- a CDS encoding phosphotransferase; translated protein: MRPELVAWLEDAYPRLRWRGLAGDASTRKFWRILFPEQATRIVMDYGAPFAGETDDVRLSRVFHEAGLRIASIEHVAPDPGCLVLEDLGDRTFEIALTGASSSQVEDLYRRAVDFAVAIAERGTRALRRSERAAGPALDSEKFRFEMDFFVEHYVRGFRGAESIDEALVESLRQLADVAAASPRVLCHRDYHARNLMVLRDGELAMVDIQDARWGPDTYDLASLLRDAYVDLDEELVVELCERYRTGLPDPPEPGAFRSRFGIVAAQRMIKALGTFGYQVHRLGRDRYREAIPRTVRRLSRLLPTSSVPATLVHAMERARLLET